A stretch of Campylobacter showae DNA encodes these proteins:
- the pth gene encoding aminoacyl-tRNA hydrolase, translating into MILIVGLGNPGPEYSKTRHNVGFMLIDRLKNSNFTDVSSTKFQGELFKIQNLLLLKPTTFMNLSGRSVKAVVDFYKPERVIVIHDDLDLNFGVVKFKKGGGNGGHNGLKSIDALMGADYERVRIGIGRSAHKGESAVTGHVLGEFNAEEKEGLEKILDYCENALNELIKTDIDAVSQKFSTKKGIL; encoded by the coding sequence TTGATACTCATAGTTGGACTGGGGAATCCCGGTCCCGAGTACTCCAAAACAAGACACAATGTCGGCTTTATGCTGATAGATAGACTCAAAAACTCAAATTTTACAGATGTAAGCTCGACCAAATTTCAAGGCGAGCTATTTAAAATTCAAAATTTACTTCTTTTAAAACCGACAACTTTCATGAATCTAAGCGGACGAAGCGTAAAAGCCGTTGTCGATTTTTACAAACCTGAGCGTGTTATCGTTATTCACGACGATCTTGATTTAAATTTCGGCGTTGTTAAATTTAAAAAGGGCGGCGGAAACGGCGGGCATAATGGGCTAAAATCAATCGACGCGTTAATGGGTGCAGACTACGAGCGCGTGCGTATCGGTATCGGTAGAAGCGCGCATAAAGGCGAAAGTGCGGTAACCGGCCACGTACTTGGCGAATTTAACGCAGAGGAAAAAGAGGGATTGGAAAAAATTTTGGACTACTGTGAAAACGCGCTAAATGAGCTTATAAAAACTGATATCGACGCCGTTTCGCAAAAATTCTCAACCAAAAAAGGTATTTTGTGA
- the pheA gene encoding prephenate dehydratase, with amino-acid sequence MQNINDLRSEIDKIDDEVLRRLNERMNFVRKIGELKQTSGSAIYRPERERAILNRLEGQDSAFLNKAAIEAIYLEIFAVSRNLEMPEKVAYLGPEGTYTHQAAESRFGAMSAYLPLASIEAVFTKLKHKEAKYGVVPIENNTEGAVGATLDCLGRFDSVKVAAEIYMDIHHIFASKCENLKDIKRIYSHPQGYNQCRKFLDDHMLSVVEFIPAKSTAQAAQLASSEPNSAAICSKIAAKLYGVPILFETIEDNAANRTRFFILSDFKNERAQRNKTSILAKTEHRPGGLVELLLAFRDEGINITKLESRPIKQREFKANFYIDFEGHIDDDNVQKAIQKAVSYGHEIAWLGSYVAWEE; translated from the coding sequence ATGCAAAACATAAACGACCTTAGAAGCGAGATAGATAAGATCGACGATGAGGTGCTAAGGCGCCTAAACGAACGCATGAATTTCGTGCGAAAGATCGGCGAGCTAAAGCAAACCAGCGGTAGCGCGATCTACCGCCCCGAGCGCGAAAGAGCTATCCTAAACCGCCTAGAGGGGCAGGACTCTGCGTTTTTAAATAAAGCCGCGATCGAGGCGATTTATCTTGAAATTTTTGCCGTCAGTAGGAACCTTGAAATGCCAGAAAAGGTCGCCTATCTAGGGCCTGAGGGCACCTACACGCACCAAGCCGCAGAGAGTCGTTTCGGCGCGATGAGCGCGTATTTGCCTTTAGCTAGTATCGAGGCGGTTTTTACGAAACTAAAGCACAAAGAGGCCAAATACGGCGTCGTGCCGATAGAAAACAACACGGAAGGCGCGGTGGGCGCGACTCTGGACTGCCTCGGGCGATTTGATAGCGTCAAGGTCGCGGCTGAAATTTACATGGATATCCACCATATTTTTGCGAGCAAGTGCGAAAATTTAAAGGACATCAAACGTATCTACTCGCACCCGCAAGGCTACAATCAGTGCCGCAAATTTTTAGACGATCATATGCTTTCAGTCGTCGAGTTTATCCCGGCAAAATCAACCGCGCAGGCCGCGCAGCTAGCTAGTAGCGAGCCAAACTCTGCAGCCATCTGTTCTAAGATCGCAGCCAAGCTTTACGGCGTGCCGATCTTGTTTGAGACGATCGAGGATAACGCCGCAAACCGCACGAGATTTTTTATCTTAAGCGATTTCAAAAACGAGCGCGCGCAAAGAAATAAAACATCCATCTTAGCAAAGACCGAGCACCGTCCCGGCGGGCTAGTGGAGCTGCTACTAGCCTTTAGAGACGAGGGTATAAACATAACCAAACTAGAGAGCCGCCCGATAAAACAGCGCGAATTTAAGGCGAATTTTTATATAGATTTCGAGGGGCACATCGACGACGACAACGTCCAAAAAGCGATACAAAAAGCGGTAAGCTACGGCCATGAGATCGCATGGCTAGGAAGCTACGTCGCGTGGGAGGAATGA
- the lysA gene encoding diaminopimelate decarboxylase — MDFTNLAQKYGTPLYVYDFDYIAHRYEALKNAFHARKSLVCYAVKANSNLSVLKFLAGLGAGFDCVSVGEVKRALLAGAKNYQIILSGVGKRDDELKFALENEILMINLESEAEMNRLEAIAKQLGKSARISIRVNPDIDAKTHPYISTGLNENKFGVDLQTAKKMYLHAKNSPHLEPVGIHSHIGSQITDIKPVIEAAKIVANLTRELKATQIDIKFFDVGGGIGIVYGEESEPDLYEYAQGILANLSGLDVTVVCEPGRFIVGNAGYFLTSVLYEKFNKEKRFVIVDGAMNDLIRPSLYQAKHKIFALSSGKTLCECKKEQLWELKFSPCDVVGPICESGDFLAKDRNLPPLNPGDLVVIKSAGAYGFAMSSNYNTRGRAAEVAVKGGEDFLVRRRESFEDVVALEREFLG; from the coding sequence ATGGATTTTACGAATTTAGCGCAAAAATACGGCACCCCTCTTTATGTTTACGATTTTGACTACATAGCACATCGCTACGAAGCGCTAAAAAACGCGTTTCACGCTAGAAAATCTCTCGTATGCTACGCCGTTAAGGCAAACTCAAATTTAAGCGTTTTGAAATTTTTAGCCGGGCTTGGAGCCGGATTTGACTGCGTGAGCGTAGGCGAAGTTAAGCGGGCTCTGCTAGCGGGGGCTAAAAACTACCAGATCATCTTAAGCGGCGTGGGCAAGCGCGACGACGAGCTTAAATTTGCGCTGGAAAATGAAATCTTGATGATAAATTTAGAAAGCGAAGCCGAGATGAACCGCCTAGAAGCTATCGCAAAACAGCTAGGCAAGTCCGCTCGCATCAGCATCCGCGTAAATCCAGACATCGACGCTAAAACCCACCCCTACATCTCAACCGGACTAAACGAAAATAAATTCGGCGTAGATCTGCAAACGGCGAAAAAAATGTATCTACACGCCAAAAACTCACCGCATCTCGAGCCTGTGGGCATCCACAGCCACATCGGCTCGCAGATAACCGATATCAAGCCCGTTATCGAAGCGGCAAAGATCGTGGCAAATTTGACTAGAGAGCTAAAAGCTACGCAAATCGACATCAAATTTTTTGACGTCGGCGGCGGCATAGGCATCGTTTACGGCGAAGAGAGCGAGCCTGATCTGTACGAATACGCGCAGGGCATTTTGGCAAATTTAAGCGGCCTGGATGTTACCGTAGTTTGCGAGCCGGGGCGATTCATCGTCGGTAACGCGGGATATTTTCTAACTAGCGTGCTTTACGAGAAATTTAATAAAGAAAAGCGCTTTGTCATCGTAGACGGCGCGATGAACGACCTAATTCGCCCAAGCCTCTATCAAGCTAAGCATAAAATTTTCGCTCTTAGCAGCGGCAAGACTCTTTGCGAGTGCAAAAAAGAGCAACTTTGGGAGCTCAAATTTAGCCCTTGCGACGTGGTCGGGCCGATCTGCGAGAGCGGCGATTTTTTAGCAAAAGATCGCAATTTACCGCCGCTAAACCCGGGCGACCTCGTCGTTATCAAATCAGCCGGCGCATACGGCTTTGCGATGAGTAGCAACTACAACACTCGTGGGCGCGCGGCTGAAGTTGCGGTAAAAGGCGGCGAGGACTTTTTGGTAAGACGCCGCGAGAGCTTTGAGGACGTAGTGGCGCTGGAGCGAGAATTTTTAGGCTAG
- a CDS encoding transaldolase, giving the protein MFNNDINFSLWCDFIERDFLQDEFENLLQIGAISGVTSNPSIFKAAFLSDSYKEVIGQMGKKYPKALYEALAVQDIKIAATKLLRHYANGDDGFVSIEVDPSFCDNAAATVDEGARLHAEIGMPNVMIKIPATKAGFEAMSALTARGIAVNATLIFSPEQAVACLDAFEDGVKAYEKKFPLTPLPKSVISIFVSRFDRLLDEKMRENSLPTGQIGIMNATKIYKIIENKNLPTTRALFASTGVKGDELAKDYYVKELMYQNAVNTAPLDTIKAFIASKNEPKTAVSDDSIEKFFGVVKRADIDMEKVYKDLLNDGLKQFVTAFEDIMKALK; this is encoded by the coding sequence ATGTTTAATAACGATATAAATTTTTCATTGTGGTGTGACTTTATCGAGCGCGACTTTTTGCAGGACGAGTTTGAAAATTTGCTCCAAATCGGTGCTATTAGCGGCGTGACCTCAAACCCGTCCATCTTTAAAGCCGCGTTTTTATCGGACTCCTATAAAGAAGTCATCGGCCAAATGGGCAAAAAATACCCAAAGGCGCTTTACGAGGCTCTCGCGGTGCAAGATATCAAGATAGCCGCGACCAAGCTTTTGAGGCACTACGCAAACGGCGACGACGGGTTTGTTAGCATTGAGGTTGATCCTAGCTTTTGCGATAACGCTGCAGCTACGGTGGACGAGGGCGCTAGGCTGCACGCAGAGATCGGTATGCCAAACGTCATGATCAAAATCCCTGCGACAAAAGCGGGCTTTGAGGCTATGAGCGCATTAACCGCGCGCGGTATCGCTGTAAACGCGACGCTGATTTTCTCGCCGGAGCAAGCCGTAGCGTGTTTGGACGCTTTTGAAGATGGCGTAAAGGCTTATGAGAAGAAATTTCCGCTAACGCCGCTACCAAAAAGCGTGATTAGCATTTTTGTTAGCAGGTTTGATCGCTTGCTAGATGAAAAAATGCGTGAAAACTCGCTACCGACGGGCCAAATCGGCATCATGAACGCGACTAAAATTTATAAAATCATAGAAAATAAAAACTTGCCGACGACGCGCGCGCTATTTGCTAGTACGGGCGTAAAGGGCGATGAGCTGGCAAAGGATTATTACGTAAAAGAGCTTATGTATCAAAATGCGGTAAATACGGCTCCGCTTGATACTATCAAAGCCTTTATCGCTAGCAAAAACGAACCTAAAACAGCTGTTAGCGACGACAGCATAGAGAAATTTTTTGGCGTGGTAAAAAGAGCCGACATAGATATGGAGAAGGTTTATAAAGACTTGCTAAACGACGGCTTGAAGCAGTTTGTGACGGCATTTGAAGACATAATGAAAGCGCTTAAATGA
- the serB gene encoding phosphoserine phosphatase SerB, which produces MIKLCVFDFDSTLMDGETIDFLAAAKGVGDEISEITAKAMAGELDFFESLTRRVSLLKGLELAKVDQICSNLPLMPGAAELIAHLKSKGVKVVVFSGGFHSGTDRAQEKLKFDASFANILHHKDGVLTGLVGGEMMFGFSKGAMLANLQNLLGISKEQTMSVGDGANDLSMFEHSNLKIAFCAKQILKQAATCCVDKKDLREIINLI; this is translated from the coding sequence TTGATAAAGCTTTGCGTATTTGATTTTGATTCGACGCTGATGGATGGCGAGACGATAGATTTTCTAGCTGCAGCAAAAGGCGTGGGCGATGAGATCAGCGAAATAACTGCAAAAGCGATGGCGGGCGAGCTTGATTTTTTTGAGAGTTTAACGCGCCGCGTATCCCTTTTAAAGGGGCTTGAGCTTGCTAAAGTAGATCAAATTTGCTCAAATTTACCGCTAATGCCAGGAGCCGCCGAGCTAATCGCGCATCTAAAAAGCAAAGGCGTCAAGGTCGTAGTTTTTAGCGGCGGATTTCACTCGGGCACCGATAGAGCGCAAGAAAAGCTCAAATTTGACGCTAGCTTTGCAAATATCCTGCACCACAAAGACGGCGTCCTAACCGGACTCGTGGGCGGCGAGATGATGTTTGGCTTTTCAAAGGGCGCGATGCTTGCAAATTTACAAAATTTGCTTGGAATCTCAAAAGAGCAGACGATGAGCGTGGGCGACGGTGCCAACGACCTATCTATGTTTGAGCATTCAAATTTAAAAATCGCGTTTTGCGCGAAGCAAATTTTAAAGCAAGCGGCAACTTGTTGCGTGGATAAAAAAGATTTGCGCGAGATCATAAATTTGATATAA
- a CDS encoding 50S ribosomal protein L25/general stress protein Ctc: MLEGIVRESIGKKASKALRRDGYLIANIYGKGLENVQAAFKINDFIKEVRKKESLAFDVKVGGKTLKVVVVEYQKDPVTNALKHVDLKVALPGVVSKYMIPVKPYGTPVGLKNKGVLIVSKRRLAVKCTAENLPNSFDIDVSGLDIDDTVLVRDITVPAGVTMIDADRVAVLGVIKAK, from the coding sequence ATGTTAGAAGGTATCGTTAGAGAGAGTATCGGTAAAAAGGCGTCAAAAGCCTTGAGAAGAGATGGTTATCTAATCGCCAACATTTACGGCAAGGGATTAGAGAACGTGCAGGCCGCTTTTAAAATCAATGATTTTATAAAAGAGGTTCGCAAAAAAGAGAGCCTTGCGTTTGACGTAAAAGTAGGCGGAAAAACCTTAAAAGTCGTAGTAGTCGAATACCAAAAAGACCCTGTGACAAACGCGCTAAAACACGTTGATTTAAAGGTTGCACTTCCAGGCGTCGTCTCAAAGTATATGATTCCGGTTAAACCTTACGGAACTCCTGTGGGTCTAAAAAATAAAGGCGTTTTGATCGTCTCAAAAAGACGCTTAGCCGTAAAATGCACGGCTGAAAATTTGCCGAATTCATTTGACATAGACGTTAGCGGTCTTGATATAGACGACACTGTCCTAGTGCGCGATATAACCGTTCCTGCGGGCGTTACTATGATCGATGCTGACCGCGTAGCGGTTCTAGGCGTAATAAAAGCTAAATAA
- a CDS encoding LptF/LptG family permease, with the protein MNLYARYVGWLYFKYFVILFIALTLFYVGIDILTNLKDMPASANLKLLYFGLTSLTAVNYVLPLALIFALITSKFSMIRSNELVSFYALGIDKNRLIKPPFYIALAITLIYVGLNFTPFAYAYEYGRNIVKLSNLSRTSSDIFLKFEGKFVYMDSLNPISGEAKDVRIFDIDSSNLRSATFGESGKFIDDAWLLKEAKIVNLPQNIKLGEKGLDIKTPSGLKTLEGFKPKTIESASAENSAITISDAVDYILAFKDEGIGLNSTKTTLYNLAFAPFFAPFMVLIIYYFLPVTGRFFNLALKSFIFTIASLCVWGALFVMMRFARNGVVSPEIGVLLPIILLGAYAFYLHFKSR; encoded by the coding sequence ATGAATCTTTACGCGCGTTACGTCGGCTGGCTTTATTTTAAATATTTCGTGATTTTATTCATCGCGCTCACGCTTTTTTACGTCGGCATCGACATCCTAACCAACCTAAAAGACATGCCCGCAAGCGCGAACCTAAAGCTGCTTTACTTCGGCCTCACCTCGCTCACGGCAGTAAACTACGTCCTGCCGCTCGCGCTCATTTTTGCGCTTATAACTAGCAAATTTAGCATGATCCGCAGTAACGAGCTGGTTAGTTTTTACGCGCTCGGTATAGATAAAAATCGCCTGATAAAACCGCCTTTTTATATCGCGCTTGCCATCACGCTCATTTACGTCGGGCTAAATTTCACGCCATTTGCCTACGCTTACGAGTATGGGCGAAATATCGTCAAACTCTCGAATTTATCGCGCACGAGCTCGGATATTTTCTTAAAATTCGAAGGCAAATTTGTCTACATGGACAGCCTAAATCCTATTAGCGGCGAGGCAAAAGACGTGCGGATATTTGACATAGACAGCAGCAACTTGCGCAGCGCTACCTTCGGCGAAAGCGGGAAGTTTATAGACGATGCGTGGCTTTTAAAAGAGGCGAAAATCGTAAATTTGCCGCAAAATATCAAACTGGGCGAAAAAGGACTCGATATCAAAACGCCAAGCGGATTAAAAACGCTTGAAGGCTTTAAACCAAAAACGATAGAAAGCGCATCGGCGGAGAATTCGGCGATCACGATTTCCGATGCGGTGGATTATATTTTAGCGTTTAAAGACGAGGGTATCGGGTTAAATTCGACCAAAACAACGCTTTATAATCTCGCTTTTGCGCCGTTTTTCGCGCCTTTTATGGTGCTTATTATTTACTATTTTTTGCCGGTTACCGGACGATTTTTTAATCTCGCCTTAAAAAGCTTTATCTTTACGATAGCCTCGCTTTGCGTCTGGGGTGCGCTTTTTGTTATGATGAGGTTTGCTAGAAACGGCGTCGTCTCGCCCGAGATCGGCGTGCTTTTACCGATTATTTTACTCGGCGCATACGCTTTTTATCTACATTTTAAAAGTCGTTAA
- a CDS encoding type IV pilus twitching motility protein PilT, with protein MKPLRFTSSQQEDAMDYEPIGSSIKFDTQDDELERIINLRANAVKNDIQKIRDKNKEDSQEEQIIELKSEKDEQKIGEVADKNLSDHEPVFKFGQNFDFENLPALKPIDDEPVKIKEAVETVKFDGFIEPGDLEAKKHELSENLQAINEALSEIDALDEMPSKKDEFDETAKATAQEQSICDETPDIKFGGNNVSLDDLGIKFTQEEVGMQQHPSEKDQILDFFQNKFSIVQDEENKDIEDKIGIINNDGASDKNEINAIPVQPNLNVGFGDDRQNKEQKNIDESINLRDSQAQNLEPNFTQMQTAANKVAAQVQTINDRQENQTNTLKKPEVRPVKYKDRAALLAELGIGMEDETFGMPIRTTVPQSDEENEKKAEMKVILDGYLTKLIELGGSDLHVKSSKVVRGRFNGEIFTMGDKILDYDNSILLAKEILGANYYNLMKRKSVDFTYKLNDDYRFRSNVFLQMDGVSFVFRTIPTKIPTMSELLLPPVIEKLCNKVNRGIVLVTGPTGSGKTTTLASMINHLNHTKNYHIVTIEDPIEFIYNDDKSVINQRGIGQDVDSFADALRASLREDPDVIFVGEMRDLETVRTAINAAETGHLVLATLHTLDAKETIGRVINMFPKEEQNRIRMTFASVAEAIISQRLVVTTTGKRRVACEIMVKNIRIRDMILEDRDSEIYDAIEQSKNTYGMQTFEQHLLDMYTSGIITKEEALKSASRRENLDIKIKSADLAKKRAMVASIEEDAELLKEFQSEVIALKDIK; from the coding sequence ATGAAGCCTTTGAGATTTACTTCGTCGCAGCAAGAAGATGCAATGGACTACGAGCCTATCGGTTCTAGTATTAAATTTGACACTCAAGACGACGAACTTGAGCGCATCATAAATCTAAGAGCGAATGCGGTAAAAAACGATATACAAAAAATAAGAGATAAAAATAAAGAAGATTCGCAAGAAGAGCAAATAATAGAGCTAAAATCTGAAAAAGATGAGCAGAAGATCGGCGAAGTTGCAGATAAAAATTTGAGCGATCATGAGCCCGTGTTTAAATTTGGACAAAATTTTGATTTTGAGAACCTGCCTGCGCTCAAACCCATAGACGACGAGCCCGTAAAAATCAAAGAAGCGGTGGAAACCGTCAAATTTGACGGTTTTATCGAGCCCGGTGACTTGGAAGCAAAAAAACACGAGTTAAGCGAAAATCTCCAAGCTATCAACGAAGCACTGAGCGAAATAGACGCACTGGACGAGATGCCGTCAAAAAAAGATGAGTTTGACGAGACTGCGAAAGCTACGGCGCAAGAACAGTCGATTTGCGATGAAACGCCGGATATAAAATTTGGCGGAAATAACGTAAGTTTGGATGATTTGGGTATTAAATTTACGCAAGAAGAGGTCGGTATGCAACAGCACCCTAGCGAAAAGGATCAAATTTTAGACTTTTTTCAAAACAAATTTAGTATAGTTCAAGATGAAGAAAATAAAGATATAGAGGATAAAATCGGCATAATAAATAACGATGGCGCCAGCGACAAAAACGAGATAAACGCAATCCCTGTGCAGCCGAATTTAAACGTTGGTTTTGGAGACGATCGGCAAAATAAAGAGCAAAAAAATATCGACGAATCCATAAATTTGCGTGATTCGCAAGCGCAAAATTTAGAGCCGAATTTCACACAAATGCAAACTGCCGCAAATAAAGTTGCGGCGCAAGTGCAAACTATAAACGATAGGCAAGAAAACCAAACAAATACGTTAAAAAAACCTGAAGTGCGACCGGTTAAATACAAGGACAGGGCGGCGCTTTTAGCCGAGCTTGGCATCGGTATGGAAGATGAAACTTTCGGGATGCCGATTAGAACCACGGTGCCGCAGAGCGACGAAGAGAACGAAAAAAAAGCTGAAATGAAGGTTATACTGGATGGGTATCTAACAAAACTTATCGAGCTTGGCGGTAGCGACTTGCACGTAAAATCCAGCAAAGTAGTTCGCGGTAGATTTAACGGCGAGATATTTACGATGGGCGATAAAATTTTAGATTACGACAACTCGATACTACTTGCAAAGGAGATTTTAGGGGCGAATTATTACAATCTTATGAAAAGAAAGAGCGTAGATTTTACATATAAATTAAACGACGACTACCGTTTCCGTTCAAACGTCTTTTTGCAGATGGACGGCGTATCTTTCGTATTTAGAACGATCCCGACGAAAATTCCTACGATGTCCGAGCTTTTATTGCCGCCAGTTATTGAAAAACTTTGCAATAAAGTAAATAGAGGTATCGTCCTAGTAACGGGACCTACCGGTAGCGGTAAAACAACGACACTAGCTAGCATGATAAACCATCTAAATCACACAAAAAACTACCACATCGTCACTATCGAAGATCCGATCGAGTTTATATATAACGACGATAAAAGTGTAATAAATCAGCGCGGTATCGGCCAAGACGTAGATAGTTTCGCCGACGCGCTAAGGGCCTCTTTGCGCGAGGATCCGGATGTTATATTTGTGGGCGAGATGAGAGACCTGGAGACTGTTAGAACCGCGATAAATGCAGCAGAAACAGGACACTTGGTGCTTGCTACGCTTCACACCCTTGATGCTAAAGAAACTATCGGCCGCGTCATAAATATGTTTCCTAAAGAGGAGCAAAACCGCATAAGGATGACCTTTGCCTCGGTTGCGGAGGCCATCATATCTCAGCGCCTTGTCGTGACTACGACCGGCAAACGCCGCGTCGCTTGCGAAATAATGGTAAAAAATATAAGAATAAGAGATATGATCTTAGAAGATAGAGATAGCGAAATTTACGATGCGATAGAACAAAGTAAAAATACCTACGGAATGCAGACCTTTGAGCAGCATTTGCTTGACATGTATACTTCGGGAATTATAACAAAAGAAGAAGCGCTAAAAAGCGCCAGTAGAAGGGAAAACCTCGATATCAAAATCAAGAGTGCCGACCTTGCTAAAAAACGAGCGATGGTTGCCTCTATCGAAGAGGATGCCGAGCTTTTAAAAGAATTTCAAAGCGAAGTTATTGCGCTCAAAGATATCAAGTAA
- the hisC gene encoding histidinol-phosphate transaminase, whose translation MKFNENLANLVSYEAGKPIELVVREYGIDAKDVIKLASNENPYGTSPAVVKAVGEIVNKMHLYPDDSYFELKAALASKFGVSEKSIVIGSGSDQVIEFAVHAKANANKGILTAGITFAMYEIYAKAAGAHVFKTKSKEHDLGEFLQIYNAKKDEIGVVFLCVPNNPLGGCLDAEEIYKFLEQIDADTLVVIDGAYQEFAKFKDAKKEIKPRELIAKFPNAIYLGTFSKAYGLGGMRVGYGIGEESVMSELGKLRAPFNITTLSLKAAIEALKDEEFVKMTLETNFEEMKKYEKFADKHGIKRLPSFTNFIVFEFERQNASELAQNLLKKGIILRDLKGYGLNAVRITIGLPSQNDVVLKQIGGNLK comes from the coding sequence ATGAAATTTAACGAAAATTTGGCAAATCTAGTGAGCTACGAGGCGGGCAAGCCTATCGAGCTAGTCGTGCGCGAATACGGCATCGACGCCAAAGATGTCATCAAGCTAGCCAGCAACGAAAACCCGTACGGTACGAGCCCCGCGGTAGTAAAAGCAGTCGGCGAGATAGTAAATAAAATGCACCTCTACCCCGACGACAGCTACTTTGAGCTAAAGGCTGCGCTAGCTAGTAAATTTGGCGTTAGCGAAAAATCTATCGTTATAGGCTCCGGAAGCGATCAGGTAATAGAATTTGCCGTGCACGCAAAGGCAAACGCAAACAAGGGAATTTTAACTGCAGGCATAACATTTGCGATGTATGAAATTTACGCCAAAGCAGCGGGTGCGCACGTCTTTAAAACAAAGAGCAAAGAGCATGACCTGGGCGAGTTTTTGCAAATTTACAATGCTAAAAAAGACGAGATCGGCGTAGTATTTTTGTGCGTACCGAATAACCCTCTAGGAGGCTGCCTAGACGCCGAGGAAATTTATAAATTTCTAGAGCAGATTGACGCCGATACGCTCGTGGTTATCGACGGCGCATATCAGGAGTTTGCTAAATTTAAAGATGCGAAAAAAGAGATAAAGCCTCGCGAACTCATAGCTAAATTTCCAAACGCGATATATCTGGGTACGTTTTCTAAGGCTTATGGCCTTGGCGGTATGCGCGTAGGATACGGTATCGGCGAAGAAAGCGTGATGAGCGAGCTGGGCAAACTAAGAGCGCCTTTTAATATAACGACGCTTAGTTTAAAAGCGGCTATCGAGGCGCTAAAAGACGAAGAATTCGTAAAAATGACGCTTGAGACGAACTTTGAGGAGATGAAAAAATACGAAAAATTTGCCGATAAGCACGGCATAAAGCGTCTACCTAGCTTTACGAATTTTATCGTTTTTGAATTTGAGCGTCAAAACGCGAGCGAGCTTGCTCAAAATCTGTTAAAAAAAGGTATAATTTTACGTGATCTAAAAGGCTACGGATTAAACGCGGTTCGCATAACGATCGGACTGCCTAGTCAAAACGACGTAGTTTTAAAACAAATTGGGGGAAATTTAAAGTAA